The nucleotide window TTTATTTTGAGAAAAATAGTGTAGTTTTCTACTTTCTGAGTTTTCTTTATAGAAAAAAGACTGTTTAAAAAGAGAGAGAAAAGTTCAATATTTGGCTCTCTTTTTGGTAGGATATCGAGAAAAAGCTTTAAAACTTCAGAGAGTTTCAGAAAAAGCTTGTAATTTTCCCTTATTGTTTGAAAAGACTCCAATATGTCCGACTGGATCACTCTCTGCAGTCTGTCTTCTCTTCCGATGAAAGAAATTCTCGAGTAGGTTAAAGGCTCAAAAGAACTTCCCCACCGACTTTTTATCTTTCGGGGACTTTTGGCAAAAAGATTTATTAAACCAAAGTCTTTGCTTAAATAGGTGACAATTAAGTCTGCCTCTGCATAGTCTGTGTTGTTGATGACTATTCCTTCAGTGCTATAGATCACTACATTATGTTGCCAAAGTCTTCAGGTTTTAGATTCTTGAGCCACTCTTCAAGCTCATCGGCTTTTCTCAGCTCAAAGATTCCTTCTTCAACAAATATTGGTGCCTGGACTCTTAAGGCAATTGCTACAGCATCGGAAGGTCTGGAGTCAATTGCTCTTTCTCTTACTCCATCATGGGCATAAATAAGAG belongs to Thermodesulfovibrio aggregans and includes:
- the recO gene encoding DNA repair protein RecO, translating into MIYSTEGIVINNTDYAEADLIVTYLSKDFGLINLFAKSPRKIKSRWGSSFEPLTYSRISFIGREDRLQRVIQSDILESFQTIRENYKLFLKLSEVLKLFLDILPKREPNIELFSLFLNSLFSIKKTQKVENYTIFLKIKTLKILGFLPDFQHCGVCHNRLNGETHYSQGFVICKNCASGRESSQLSQGVVKILSEMSNWSLSYLERVRISEKLLMEIEDFLKNHILSSIRV